Proteins encoded within one genomic window of Alteribacter populi:
- the spoIIM gene encoding stage II sporulation protein M: MRRMSGGLKRMIVMHFEENRSIYVFSIVLLMMGVIFGAIIVNSLNISQKNDLYTYLMQFFGQVEKGEVASSTAMFTQSFAHHGKYLGLMWLLGLSIVGLPIILILLFLKGLVVGFTVGFLVSQMGLDGFLLAFAAIFPQNLVLVPVFIVVATVSISFSLKICKQIVRKGYEPIFQHFTAYSLFLLFTGAFITLVSVYEAYASPILLRSLVQWLA, from the coding sequence GATCCATCTACGTTTTTTCAATTGTGCTACTCATGATGGGGGTCATTTTCGGTGCCATCATTGTGAACAGTTTAAATATATCGCAGAAAAACGATCTCTATACGTACTTAATGCAATTTTTTGGACAGGTGGAAAAGGGAGAAGTAGCGTCTTCTACCGCCATGTTTACACAAAGCTTTGCTCATCACGGGAAGTATTTAGGTCTTATGTGGCTTTTAGGTTTGTCTATTGTCGGGCTCCCAATTATACTCATTCTTCTATTTTTAAAAGGTTTAGTAGTCGGCTTTACAGTTGGGTTTTTAGTAAGTCAAATGGGGCTGGATGGCTTCTTGCTTGCTTTTGCTGCAATCTTTCCACAAAACTTAGTTCTCGTGCCTGTCTTTATCGTTGTAGCCACCGTTTCAATTTCGTTTTCCTTAAAGATTTGTAAACAGATTGTTAGAAAGGGCTATGAACCGATTTTTCAGCATTTTACAGCCTATTCATTGTTCTTGTTATTTACAGGGGCATTTATAACCTTGGTTTCCGTTTATGAGGCCTACGCTTCTCCTATTTTATTAAGGTCACTCGTGCAATGGTTAGCATAG
- a CDS encoding Fur family transcriptional regulator, which yields MEQRIERIKKQLHSQSYKLTPQREATVRVLLEHEEDHLSAEDVYMLVKEKSPEIGLATVYRTLELLTELKVVDKINFGDGVSRYDLRKEGATHFHHHLVCIECGAVDEIQEDLLGEVEKIVERRWNFMIKDHRLTFHGICHRCNDKEKSED from the coding sequence ATGGAGCAACGTATTGAACGAATAAAAAAACAATTGCACTCCCAAAGTTATAAATTAACACCACAACGAGAAGCGACGGTAAGAGTTCTATTAGAGCACGAAGAGGACCATTTGAGTGCTGAAGATGTCTATATGCTCGTCAAAGAAAAGTCCCCTGAAATTGGTCTTGCTACAGTTTACCGTACACTGGAGCTCCTTACTGAATTAAAAGTTGTCGACAAAATTAACTTTGGTGACGGTGTTTCCCGCTATGATCTTCGGAAAGAGGGTGCTACTCACTTTCACCATCATTTAGTCTGTATTGAATGCGGAGCTGTTGATGAAATTCAAGAGGACCTTTTAGGAGAAGTGGAAAAGATCGTGGAACGTCGTTGGAATTTTATGATTAAAGACCATCGATTAACGTTTCACGGAATATGTCACCGCTGCAATGATAAAGAAAAAAGTGAAGACTAG
- a CDS encoding YqzK family protein, with amino-acid sequence MIQLKYVRSLCETVCVFVLFMGCTLLFYYGILWVSDEYERYHRYDEPQGKAVKVIQPIHEERAVTTIVERLRHFYLHGE; translated from the coding sequence GTGATCCAATTGAAATATGTCCGGTCATTATGTGAGACAGTTTGTGTTTTTGTCTTATTTATGGGGTGCACGCTTCTTTTCTATTATGGTATTCTATGGGTGAGTGATGAGTACGAGCGCTATCACCGCTATGATGAACCACAGGGAAAAGCAGTCAAAGTCATTCAACCGATTCATGAGGAAAGGGCTGTTACTACAATAGTAGAGAGATTGCGGCATTTTTATTTGCATGGTGAGTAA
- the xerD gene encoding site-specific tyrosine recombinase XerD yields the protein MDKALEDYLHYLVVEKGLSSNTTQAYRRDLSQYLHYMKQVEQIDSLNDVHRSNIVSFLFHLKESDRAATTISRNISSIRSFHQFLIREGRSTQDPSVHIDIPKAEKRLPKVLSPAEVEALLEAPDRSNLLGIRNKAMLEMLYATGLRVTELCTMNLADLHLQMGFVNCVGKGNKERIIPLGREATSALKAYLRYSRPQLLKKQRHDVLFVNHHGRQMSRQGFWKVLKQMTKDARIEKELTPHTLRHSFATHLLENGADLRAVQEMLGHADISTTQIYTQVSKTRLKDVYANFHPRA from the coding sequence GTGGACAAAGCACTAGAAGATTACCTTCATTATTTAGTTGTGGAAAAAGGGCTTTCTTCAAACACGACACAAGCCTATCGGCGAGATTTATCGCAGTATCTACACTATATGAAGCAGGTTGAACAAATTGATTCGTTAAATGATGTTCACCGCTCCAATATCGTCTCATTTTTATTTCATTTAAAAGAAAGCGACAGAGCGGCCACTACAATATCAAGAAATATCTCTTCTATTAGGTCTTTTCATCAGTTCTTGATAAGAGAAGGGCGGTCAACGCAAGATCCTAGCGTACATATCGATATACCTAAAGCGGAGAAGCGTTTACCGAAAGTGTTATCACCAGCTGAAGTGGAGGCACTGCTAGAAGCTCCGGATCGATCAAACCTGTTAGGAATTCGGAATAAGGCCATGCTTGAAATGCTCTATGCAACGGGATTGCGAGTAACCGAATTATGTACGATGAACCTTGCAGACCTTCATTTGCAAATGGGGTTTGTTAACTGTGTAGGAAAAGGTAATAAAGAACGGATTATACCTCTAGGCAGGGAAGCTACATCAGCTTTAAAAGCTTATTTGCGATATAGCAGACCACAGCTTTTAAAAAAACAGCGACATGATGTGCTCTTCGTTAATCATCATGGTAGACAAATGTCAAGACAAGGCTTTTGGAAAGTGCTCAAACAAATGACAAAAGACGCAAGGATTGAAAAGGAACTTACTCCTCATACACTCAGGCATTCATTTGCTACACATTTGTTAGAGAATGGTGCTGATTTACGAGCGGTTCAAGAGATGCTCGGTCACGCCGATATTTCTACAACACAAATTTACACTCAGGTATCAAAAACGAGACTAAAGGATGTTTACGCGAACTTCCATCCACGGGCGTAG
- the deoB gene encoding phosphopentomutase: protein MQGKRFNRIFLIVMDSVGIGEAPDAAAFNDEGADTIGHIAEKMNGLKMPNMAALGLANIREIEGVDKADKPSAHYGRMAEASNGKDTMTGHWEIMGLHIEQPFRTFPDGFPNELVNELEKKTGRKVVGNKPASGTGILDELGEHHVNTGDLIVYTSADSVLQIAAHEEVVPVEELYWICKIARELTLDEKYMVGRIIARPFIGSPGQWERTSNRHDYALKPFGRTVMNELKDSGYDSIAIGKISDIYDGEGITKSLRTTSNMDGMDKLVQTLEKEFTGISFLNLVDFDAKFGHRRDPIGYGKALEEYDSRLPEVLNLLKGDDLLIITADHGNDPIHHGTDHTREYVPLIAYNKKFASGNQLTEKSTFADIGATIADNFGVKMPAHGNSFLSELK from the coding sequence ATGCAAGGAAAGCGCTTTAATCGTATTTTTTTAATTGTAATGGACTCAGTAGGGATTGGTGAAGCTCCTGATGCTGCTGCATTTAATGATGAAGGGGCTGATACAATAGGACACATTGCTGAAAAAATGAACGGGCTGAAAATGCCGAATATGGCGGCGTTAGGGCTAGCGAATATTCGCGAAATTGAAGGAGTTGACAAAGCAGACAAACCCTCAGCGCACTACGGAAGGATGGCTGAGGCGTCTAATGGAAAAGACACGATGACAGGTCATTGGGAGATTATGGGCTTACATATAGAACAGCCGTTTCGAACGTTTCCTGATGGGTTCCCAAACGAGCTTGTTAATGAGCTTGAGAAAAAGACAGGTCGGAAAGTTGTCGGCAATAAACCAGCATCAGGAACGGGGATTCTAGATGAACTTGGCGAACATCACGTCAATACAGGTGATTTAATTGTCTATACGTCTGCTGATTCTGTGTTGCAGATTGCAGCTCACGAAGAGGTTGTACCAGTAGAAGAGCTTTATTGGATTTGTAAAATTGCACGCGAACTAACCCTTGATGAAAAATACATGGTGGGACGCATTATTGCGCGACCATTTATCGGATCTCCAGGGCAATGGGAACGCACGTCAAATCGCCATGACTACGCATTAAAGCCTTTCGGAAGAACGGTGATGAACGAATTAAAAGATAGTGGCTATGATTCCATCGCGATTGGAAAAATCTCCGACATTTACGATGGAGAAGGGATAACAAAGAGCTTGCGAACGACTTCCAATATGGATGGGATGGATAAGCTTGTTCAGACATTAGAGAAAGAATTTACTGGAATCAGTTTTTTAAACCTAGTGGATTTTGACGCTAAATTTGGTCATAGAAGAGATCCGATTGGATATGGAAAAGCATTAGAAGAATATGATTCCCGTTTACCAGAAGTACTCAATTTGCTTAAGGGTGACGACCTTCTTATTATTACAGCCGATCATGGAAACGATCCTATTCATCATGGAACAGACCATACGCGTGAGTATGTACCTCTTATTGCTTATAACAAGAAATTTGCTAGCGGTAACCAATTAACCGAAAAATCAACCTTTGCTGATATTGGTGCCACAATTGCAGATAACTTTGGTGTAAAAATGCCTGCACATGGAAACAGCTTTTTAAGCGAACTGAAATAA
- a CDS encoding purine-nucleoside phosphorylase: MSNMINEAKTYIESKLSTQPAIGLILGSGLGILADEIDEATVIPYGEIPGFPTSTVAGHKGQLVIGMLEGKQVVAMQGRFHFYEGYDMELVTLPVRVMKAIGVQELIVTNAAGGVNDTFSAGDLMLIKDHINNFGTNPLIGPNLEEMGTRFPDMSEAYSKKHQTLAQSIADKLGISLQTGVYVGNTGPSYETPAEVRMLRILGGDAVGMSTVPEVIVAKHCEMNVLGLSCISNMAAGILDQPLHHDEVIETTEKVKADFLELVKGIVKEM; this comes from the coding sequence ATGTCAAACATGATTAACGAAGCTAAAACGTATATTGAATCGAAGTTATCAACTCAGCCCGCAATTGGTCTTATTTTAGGTTCTGGTCTCGGTATACTAGCCGATGAAATTGATGAAGCTACCGTCATTCCTTACGGGGAGATTCCCGGTTTCCCAACATCAACCGTCGCAGGTCACAAAGGGCAGTTAGTAATTGGGATGCTAGAGGGAAAGCAAGTCGTAGCAATGCAAGGTCGTTTTCATTTTTATGAAGGTTATGATATGGAACTCGTGACACTCCCTGTTCGTGTGATGAAAGCCATTGGAGTTCAAGAGCTTATTGTTACTAATGCTGCTGGTGGAGTAAACGATACCTTTTCAGCAGGAGACTTGATGCTCATTAAGGATCATATTAATAATTTTGGGACAAACCCGTTAATTGGTCCTAATTTAGAAGAGATGGGAACGCGGTTTCCGGATATGAGTGAAGCGTATAGCAAAAAACATCAAACCTTGGCTCAGAGCATTGCAGATAAACTCGGTATTTCATTGCAAACAGGGGTTTATGTTGGAAACACAGGACCTTCCTATGAAACCCCAGCCGAAGTTAGAATGCTTCGAATTCTCGGTGGAGATGCAGTAGGGATGTCCACAGTGCCAGAGGTGATTGTTGCCAAACATTGTGAAATGAACGTCTTAGGCCTTTCGTGTATATCAAATATGGCTGCAGGTATCTTGGATCAGCCTCTACATCATGATGAAGTCATTGAAACGACGGAAAAAGTGAAGGCTGACTTCTTGGAGCTAGTAAAAGGTATCGTCAAAGAAATGTAA
- a CDS encoding pyrimidine-nucleoside phosphorylase: protein MRMVDLIEKKRNGTALNKEEMRFIIEGYTNNEIPDYQMSAWAMAVYFQGMKDEESAALTNAIVHSGETIDLADIQGTKVDKHSTGGVGDTTTLVLAPLVASVGVPVAKMSGRGLGHTGGTIDKLESIPGFSVEITNDTFIELVNRNKLAVIGQTANLTPADKKLYSLRDVTATVNSIPLIASSIMSKKLASGADAIVLDVKTGSGAFMKELSEAKQLAEVMVKIGNDLGRKTSAVISDMSQPLGYAIGNALEVKEAIDTLKGKGPSDLTELCLTLGSHMVVLAGKAKDHDEAKVLLTRAIEDGSALEKLRVFAESQNGDASVIEDPDKLPKAAYTYEVQADTDGFVSGIVADKIGTAAMILGAGRATKSSEIDLAVGLVLHKKMGDRVRKGDTLVTVHSNQKEVDDCKARILESYKIAEEEVSAPPLIYDVVEK from the coding sequence ATGAGAATGGTTGATTTGATTGAAAAAAAACGAAATGGTACAGCATTAAATAAAGAAGAAATGCGCTTTATTATCGAAGGGTATACAAATAATGAGATTCCTGATTATCAAATGAGTGCATGGGCGATGGCTGTTTACTTCCAAGGTATGAAAGATGAAGAAAGTGCGGCGCTGACGAATGCCATCGTGCATTCTGGAGAGACGATTGACCTTGCTGACATCCAAGGAACAAAGGTGGATAAACATAGTACAGGTGGAGTAGGGGACACAACAACGCTCGTTTTAGCTCCTCTCGTAGCAAGTGTTGGTGTTCCGGTTGCTAAAATGAGCGGTCGCGGGTTAGGTCATACAGGGGGAACGATCGATAAACTTGAGTCCATTCCCGGGTTTAGTGTCGAGATTACCAATGATACGTTTATCGAGCTAGTAAACCGGAATAAACTCGCGGTTATCGGACAAACGGCTAACTTAACACCTGCTGACAAAAAACTGTACTCTCTCCGTGATGTAACGGCTACGGTCAACTCTATTCCTCTTATTGCTAGCTCGATCATGAGTAAAAAACTTGCTTCTGGAGCAGACGCGATAGTTTTAGATGTGAAAACAGGATCTGGTGCATTTATGAAAGAATTATCAGAAGCAAAGCAATTGGCTGAAGTGATGGTGAAAATCGGAAATGACTTAGGGAGAAAAACTTCTGCGGTTATTTCCGATATGAGTCAGCCTTTAGGATATGCAATCGGCAATGCTTTGGAAGTAAAAGAAGCTATAGATACTTTAAAAGGAAAAGGACCAAGTGACTTAACAGAACTATGCTTGACTCTGGGCAGCCATATGGTCGTATTAGCTGGCAAAGCGAAAGATCATGATGAAGCAAAAGTGTTATTAACCCGCGCTATTGAAGATGGGAGTGCGCTTGAGAAATTAAGAGTGTTTGCAGAATCTCAAAACGGTGATGCTTCTGTCATTGAAGACCCTGACAAGCTGCCAAAAGCGGCTTACACCTATGAAGTGCAAGCTGATACCGATGGCTTTGTATCAGGTATTGTAGCGGACAAAATCGGAACGGCTGCAATGATTCTAGGAGCTGGAAGAGCGACAAAGTCCTCGGAAATTGATCTTGCAGTTGGTCTTGTCCTTCATAAAAAAATGGGTGATCGTGTTAGAAAAGGTGACACGCTAGTTACGGTTCACAGTAATCAAAAAGAAGTAGATGACTGCAAAGCAAGAATTCTCGAATCATATAAAATAGCAGAAGAGGAAGTGAGCGCCCCGCCGCTCATTTATGATGTAGTTGAAAAATAA
- a CDS encoding D-alanyl-D-alanine carboxypeptidase family protein produces the protein MKLLSRFSIILIVAVMFSGVVPTKTFGEEGGVKLADDSSSAILIERDTGEILFEKNSNEQLPPASMTKIMTMLLIMESLENGKISLDEQVRTSERAASMGGSQIFLEPGEEMSVEEMLKGIAIASGNDASVAMAEHLAGSEEEFVNMMNDKAKELGLQDTNFVNSNGLPAENHYTTANDLAMMSKELLKYESITDFTSMYEDYLRADSDNKFWLVNTNKLVKFYPGVDGLKTGYTREAKYCLTATANKKDMRVIAVVMGASTPKDRNRQITEMLDYAYSQYQLHKQHDRGTVIGQVKVSKGAKNKVDAVTAENVSMLTKKGESLDELTEEINWKKDIKAPLNQGDAVGTLTVKVDQKILSEIPLVVSEDVDEASLWQLFKRTASVLVGKEAS, from the coding sequence ATGAAGTTGTTATCTCGCTTTTCAATTATTCTGATTGTTGCCGTCATGTTTAGTGGGGTTGTACCTACAAAGACGTTTGGGGAGGAAGGTGGCGTTAAACTTGCGGATGATTCTAGTTCGGCGATCTTAATCGAGAGAGATACCGGTGAAATCCTATTTGAAAAGAACAGCAATGAACAATTACCGCCAGCAAGTATGACGAAGATTATGACGATGCTATTAATAATGGAATCGCTTGAAAATGGGAAAATTTCATTGGATGAACAAGTGCGTACAAGTGAGCGTGCAGCTTCGATGGGCGGCTCACAAATTTTCCTTGAGCCTGGAGAAGAGATGAGCGTTGAGGAAATGCTCAAAGGTATTGCTATTGCCTCAGGGAACGATGCTTCTGTAGCTATGGCTGAACATTTAGCGGGGTCTGAAGAAGAGTTTGTCAATATGATGAACGATAAAGCAAAAGAGCTAGGGTTGCAAGATACAAACTTTGTAAATTCAAACGGATTACCTGCGGAGAATCATTATACAACGGCAAACGACTTAGCGATGATGTCTAAAGAGTTGTTAAAATATGAATCGATTACAGATTTTACGAGCATGTATGAAGATTATTTACGAGCGGACTCAGATAACAAATTTTGGCTGGTGAATACAAATAAGCTAGTAAAGTTTTATCCAGGTGTGGATGGGTTGAAAACAGGTTATACTCGTGAAGCAAAATATTGTTTAACGGCAACTGCAAATAAAAAAGATATGCGTGTAATCGCAGTTGTCATGGGGGCATCCACTCCGAAAGATCGAAACCGACAAATTACTGAAATGCTTGACTATGCCTACAGTCAGTATCAACTTCACAAACAACATGATCGAGGCACTGTCATCGGTCAGGTGAAAGTAAGTAAAGGAGCAAAAAATAAAGTCGATGCTGTTACAGCAGAAAATGTTTCCATGCTTACAAAAAAAGGTGAATCACTTGATGAACTGACTGAGGAAATCAACTGGAAAAAAGACATTAAAGCTCCGTTAAACCAAGGTGATGCAGTAGGGACCTTAACGGTTAAGGTGGATCAAAAGATTTTATCTGAAATTCCTTTAGTTGTTTCAGAAGATGTGGACGAAGCCTCCTTATGGCAACTATTTAAGAGAACGGCGTCCGTTCTCGTCGGAAAAGAAGCGTCATGA
- the spoIIAA gene encoding anti-sigma F factor antagonist, whose translation MSLLIDLEKKENVLCVRLEGELDHHTAMKLRERVDQAMKEHHLTHMLLNLENLTFMDSSGLGVILGRYKYIQTLGGEMVVCSISPQIKRLFDMSGLFKIIRLETDEGSALSMLGVAS comes from the coding sequence GTGAGTTTACTAATCGACTTGGAAAAAAAGGAAAATGTATTGTGCGTTCGGTTAGAGGGTGAACTCGACCACCACACGGCGATGAAGCTTCGCGAAAGAGTCGATCAAGCGATGAAAGAGCATCATTTAACACATATGCTTTTGAATTTAGAGAATTTAACATTTATGGACAGTTCGGGCTTAGGGGTTATTTTAGGCAGGTATAAATATATCCAGACTTTAGGAGGGGAAATGGTCGTTTGTTCTATTTCTCCTCAAATTAAACGACTGTTTGACATGTCAGGGTTATTTAAAATTATTCGACTGGAAACAGATGAGGGAAGCGCATTATCGATGTTGGGGGTGGCATCATGA
- the spoIIAB gene encoding anti-sigma F factor, giving the protein MTKNIMKLSFTAVSDNESFARVTVGAFVAKLDPTMDELTEIKTVVSEAVTNAIIHGYPNDENGMVRIEAELDDDTIRIMIQDEGIGMNNIEQARQPLFTSKPELERSGMGFTIMENFMDDVAIHSEPMVGTTIRLSKRLSKQKAMCN; this is encoded by the coding sequence ATGACAAAAAATATAATGAAGTTGTCATTTACTGCAGTTAGTGACAATGAATCATTTGCCAGAGTTACCGTAGGGGCGTTTGTAGCGAAACTTGATCCAACGATGGATGAACTAACAGAGATTAAGACAGTTGTCAGCGAAGCAGTTACGAATGCAATTATTCACGGATATCCAAATGATGAAAACGGAATGGTACGTATTGAGGCGGAATTAGACGATGATACGATACGCATTATGATTCAAGACGAAGGGATAGGTATGAATAATATAGAACAGGCAAGACAACCTTTGTTTACATCGAAACCGGAACTGGAACGAAGCGGTATGGGCTTTACTATTATGGAAAATTTCATGGATGACGTAGCCATTCACTCAGAGCCAATGGTTGGGACGACGATACGTTTATCTAAGCGCCTTTCTAAACAAAAGGCCATGTGTAATTAG